In Oceaniferula marina, the following proteins share a genomic window:
- a CDS encoding PEP-CTERM sorting domain-containing protein: protein MKKTITSSLLAAALSATTGHAAITYVDATTANTTFGDGSAFAPIGGADTDGHWGSRTVFGNGGEIYTSRADEDSPELRTTISGLTAGTYNAYAFYWVAGWVDGNDPTGNNQWDFAAGLASGNTSEYLWNEGTQTQASDFAGTVMVEEGNRRLFMIDLGNVAVDGSGELAIYIDDNPGNDDRTWYDGVGYQTVPEPSSAALIGLGGLSLILRRRK, encoded by the coding sequence ATGAAAAAGACCATAACATCAAGCCTACTCGCGGCTGCTCTCTCGGCAACCACGGGCCACGCTGCGATCACTTACGTAGATGCCACAACGGCAAACACCACCTTCGGAGATGGCTCAGCCTTCGCTCCCATAGGAGGAGCCGATACCGATGGCCATTGGGGAAGCCGTACGGTATTTGGCAATGGCGGCGAAATCTACACATCCAGAGCTGATGAAGATTCTCCTGAACTACGCACCACCATTTCTGGACTCACGGCCGGCACATACAACGCATACGCCTTCTACTGGGTTGCTGGATGGGTTGACGGGAATGACCCTACAGGCAACAACCAATGGGACTTCGCCGCAGGCTTAGCATCCGGAAACACAAGCGAATATTTGTGGAATGAAGGAACACAAACACAGGCTTCTGACTTTGCAGGAACCGTCATGGTCGAGGAGGGCAACCGACGCCTCTTTATGATTGATTTAGGCAACGTGGCTGTTGATGGATCAGGCGAACTTGCCATCTACATCGATGACAACCCAGGTAACGACGACCGCACCTGGTACGATGGCGTAGGCTACCAAACCGTGCCAGAGCCCAGCTCGGCTGCGCTTATTGGACTTGGCGGACTATCGCTCATTCTGCGCCGCCGCAAGTAG
- a CDS encoding helix-turn-helix domain-containing protein, giving the protein MMDDFRHLFPNGSCDPGIIGPAYHLLEKMSGIRFVLKDLEGRYLYVNRCWLETNGLKELGQVVGKTAADLFPVWRAGRYLREDQRVITEGMIYDYEEFLLNSDGELERWRTVKAPWMEEDVIRGYVNIGTRLDSLEIEQRSDEIPDIIRMVASRACEPISIEEMAKEFNVSKRTLERKFKEEMQETLGSFRLKCRTLRAKRMLREGKTAADVATACGFCDQSHFSKVFKKQMGQSPKAYQLSLSRKRKEE; this is encoded by the coding sequence ATGATGGACGATTTTAGGCATTTGTTCCCCAACGGCAGTTGTGATCCGGGCATCATTGGTCCGGCGTATCACTTGCTTGAAAAGATGAGTGGTATCCGATTTGTGCTGAAGGATCTGGAGGGACGTTATCTTTACGTGAACCGTTGTTGGTTGGAGACCAATGGACTGAAAGAATTGGGCCAGGTCGTAGGTAAAACGGCGGCTGATTTATTCCCGGTTTGGCGGGCCGGGCGTTATCTTCGTGAGGATCAACGTGTGATCACGGAAGGGATGATTTACGACTACGAAGAGTTTTTACTCAACTCGGATGGTGAGCTTGAGCGGTGGCGGACGGTGAAAGCTCCCTGGATGGAAGAGGATGTCATCCGTGGCTATGTTAATATCGGAACCCGACTGGATTCCTTGGAGATTGAGCAGCGGAGTGATGAGATTCCAGATATTATCCGGATGGTAGCGAGCCGCGCTTGTGAACCGATCAGCATCGAGGAAATGGCCAAGGAATTCAATGTTTCAAAGCGAACGCTGGAGCGGAAGTTCAAGGAAGAGATGCAAGAAACGCTTGGCTCGTTCAGGCTCAAATGTCGAACCTTGCGAGCGAAGCGCATGTTGCGCGAGGGCAAGACGGCCGCAGATGTGGCTACGGCATGTGGGTTTTGCGATCAGAGCCATTTTTCCAAGGTGTTTAAAAAACAAATGGGTCAGAGCCCCAAGGCGTATCAATTATCTTTGTCACGAAAACGCAAGGAAGAGTGA